The proteins below come from a single Zhouia spongiae genomic window:
- a CDS encoding T9SS type A sorting domain-containing protein yields MKKLYTFLIFCMFSFISYSLNVAHNDMNATCAQKQMSPLYAHSPSDIPDILKPNSGVANEIDGFKLYPNPVKNGKVYISSDKNLPKQITIYDVLGKVVMKEKLNTKALNVSDLNKGVYILKVVEDDRATTRKLVVE; encoded by the coding sequence ATGAAAAAACTTTACACGTTTCTCATTTTTTGCATGTTTTCATTTATAAGTTACAGTCTGAACGTAGCTCATAATGATATGAATGCCACTTGTGCCCAAAAACAGATGTCTCCTTTATACGCTCATTCTCCATCCGATATTCCCGATATCCTTAAACCAAATTCAGGAGTTGCAAATGAAATAGACGGCTTTAAACTTTATCCAAATCCGGTAAAGAACGGCAAAGTATATATCTCTTCTGACAAAAACCTGCCCAAACAAATAACTATTTACGACGTATTGGGCAAAGTTGTAATGAAAGAAAAACTCAACACGAAAGCGCTGAATGTAAGTGACCTCAATAAAGGGGTCTACATCCTGAAAGTCGTAGAAGACGACAGAGCCACCACAAGAAAGCTTGTTGTTGAATAA
- a CDS encoding DUF4296 domain-containing protein, with product MMEFGKKWIGGMLFFILLVSCETHMVEKPGNLIEEEQMVDIFYDIAVLNAARSSNAGVLRDHRIQPEEFLYEKYQIDSLQLAKSSVYYASKPNIHLRIFKAVEERLKEEKKLADSLMRVKREESMKKEFNGKKRDSVVPEEVPE from the coding sequence ATGATGGAATTTGGAAAGAAATGGATAGGAGGGATGCTGTTTTTTATACTACTGGTTTCATGCGAGACCCATATGGTTGAAAAACCCGGGAACCTTATAGAGGAAGAGCAGATGGTCGATATTTTTTACGATATCGCTGTACTGAATGCTGCCCGTTCGTCGAATGCAGGAGTTTTAAGGGATCATCGTATACAGCCTGAGGAGTTTCTTTATGAAAAATATCAAATAGATAGTTTGCAGTTGGCTAAAAGCAGTGTTTACTACGCTTCTAAACCTAACATACACCTCAGGATCTTTAAAGCCGTGGAAGAGCGCTTAAAAGAGGAAAAGAAACTTGCTGACAGCCTGATGAGAGTTAAGCGTGAGGAATCAATGAAAAAGGAATTTAATGGTAAGAAAAGAGACAGTGTGGTACCTGAAGAGGTGCCCGAATAA
- a CDS encoding dihydroorotase: MGQQTLIKNAKVVNEGQIRELDVLIDGERIARIDTSISVPEAVVIDASGAFLMPGVIDDQVHFREPGLTHKANIATESRAAVAGGVTTFMEQPNTNPQTTTIEKLEEKFSIAAGSSYANYSFMFGGTNDNLEELKRLDNKSTAAVKLFLGSSTGNMLVDNEQVIETIFSNTDMVICTHCEDEATIRKNLEHYTGIYGDDIPIQYHPVIRSEEACFVSSSKAIALAKKTGARLHIFHLSTGKETHQFVNDIPLEEKKITAEVCVHHLWFSDEDYKEKGTLIKWNPAVKTAGDREELWKALLDDRIDVIATDHAPHTLEEKQQVYTKAPSGGPLVQHVLPAMLEKFHQGRIGLEKIVEKMCHNPAKLFQVKERGFVREGYYADLVLVDLNDGWQVTKENILYKCGWSPFEGTTFKSKVTHTFVNGHLAYKNGVVSEERNAKRLTFNRD, from the coding sequence ATGGGGCAGCAAACACTTATAAAAAATGCAAAAGTTGTAAATGAAGGTCAGATCAGGGAACTGGATGTGTTAATAGACGGTGAGCGTATTGCCAGGATTGATACAAGTATAAGTGTCCCGGAGGCTGTCGTTATAGATGCGTCAGGTGCATTTCTGATGCCAGGGGTTATCGATGACCAGGTGCATTTCCGCGAACCGGGACTTACCCATAAAGCGAATATAGCCACCGAGAGCAGGGCTGCTGTTGCCGGGGGCGTAACCACTTTTATGGAACAGCCTAACACGAATCCGCAGACGACAACCATCGAAAAGCTGGAAGAGAAGTTTAGTATAGCGGCCGGCAGTTCTTATGCTAACTATTCGTTTATGTTTGGCGGTACGAATGATAACCTGGAGGAGCTTAAACGCCTGGATAATAAATCGACTGCTGCCGTTAAGCTGTTTCTGGGTTCTTCTACAGGAAACATGCTGGTCGATAACGAGCAGGTGATCGAGACCATCTTTTCGAATACGGATATGGTGATATGTACGCATTGTGAAGATGAAGCAACAATCAGAAAAAACCTGGAACATTATACAGGGATCTACGGCGATGACATTCCGATTCAATACCATCCGGTGATCAGAAGTGAAGAAGCCTGCTTTGTGTCTTCTTCAAAGGCAATAGCCTTAGCTAAAAAAACAGGTGCCCGATTGCATATATTCCATCTTTCTACCGGAAAGGAAACACACCAGTTTGTAAATGATATTCCTCTGGAAGAAAAGAAGATCACGGCAGAGGTCTGTGTACACCATCTGTGGTTTTCTGATGAGGATTATAAAGAAAAGGGAACCCTGATAAAGTGGAATCCTGCGGTAAAAACTGCCGGTGACAGGGAGGAGTTGTGGAAGGCGTTATTAGATGACAGGATTGATGTTATTGCTACAGACCACGCACCGCATACCTTAGAAGAAAAACAGCAGGTGTATACGAAGGCTCCATCGGGCGGCCCGCTTGTTCAGCATGTGTTGCCTGCCATGCTGGAGAAATTCCACCAGGGGCGTATTGGTCTGGAAAAGATCGTGGAGAAAATGTGTCACAATCCGGCAAAATTATTTCAGGTGAAGGAGAGAGGGTTCGTTCGTGAAGGGTATTATGCAGATCTGGTACTGGTTGACCTTAATGACGGGTGGCAGGTAACCAAAGAGAATATCTTGTATAAGTGTGGCTGGTCTCCGTTTGAAGGAACTACTTTTAAATCGAAGGTTACCCATACATTTGTAAATGGGCATCTGGCATATAAGAACGGGGTTGTGTCGGAAGAAAGGAATGCTAAAAGACTTACATTTAACAGAGATTAG
- the tyrS gene encoding tyrosine--tRNA ligase: MAKNFIEELRWRGMIHDVMPGTEEHLLEEMRAAYVGIDPTADSLHIGHLVGVMMLKHFQACGHKPYALVGGATGMIGDPSGKSKERNLLTEDDLLHNQNAIKGQLKRFLDFDSDGANAAVLVNNYDWMKQFSFLEFIRDVGKHITVNYMMAKDSVKKRLSSESSEGMSFTEFTYQLVQGYDFLHLYRANGCTLQMGGSDQWGNITTGTELIRRVEGGKAYALTCSLITKADGTKFGKTEGGNIWLDADRTSPYKFYQYWLNTSDEDAEKYIKIFTFLSRETIESLVAEHQEAPHLRALQKTLAEEITKMVHGEENLENAIKASNILFGKSTSEELKSLDEKTFLDVFEGVPQAEVSMSDIEGGLDMIGALSAKTGFLKSNGDARRELKQNSISVNKNKVQEDYSITSEDLINNKFVLLQRGKKNYFVLVVS; the protein is encoded by the coding sequence ATGGCCAAGAATTTTATTGAAGAATTGCGTTGGAGGGGTATGATCCATGATGTTATGCCCGGAACAGAAGAACACCTTTTGGAAGAAATGCGTGCTGCTTATGTAGGGATAGACCCTACTGCGGATTCTTTGCATATAGGACATTTAGTCGGCGTTATGATGCTGAAGCATTTTCAGGCATGCGGACATAAACCTTATGCTTTGGTTGGTGGAGCTACAGGAATGATCGGAGATCCGTCGGGAAAGTCTAAAGAACGTAATCTTTTAACTGAAGACGACCTGCTTCATAATCAGAATGCAATTAAGGGGCAATTGAAGCGATTTTTAGATTTTGACTCTGATGGAGCGAATGCTGCCGTATTGGTTAATAATTATGACTGGATGAAGCAATTTTCGTTTCTTGAATTCATCCGTGATGTAGGAAAGCATATTACGGTAAATTATATGATGGCCAAAGATTCTGTAAAAAAGCGTTTGTCTTCTGAATCTTCCGAAGGGATGAGCTTTACGGAATTTACATATCAATTGGTGCAAGGGTACGATTTCCTTCACCTGTATCGGGCTAATGGCTGCACACTTCAGATGGGTGGCAGCGATCAGTGGGGGAATATTACCACCGGTACTGAGCTTATCAGAAGGGTGGAAGGAGGAAAGGCTTATGCACTTACCTGTTCGCTTATTACAAAAGCCGACGGAACCAAGTTCGGTAAAACCGAGGGGGGGAATATATGGCTGGATGCCGATCGTACGTCTCCTTATAAGTTTTATCAATATTGGTTAAATACCAGCGATGAGGATGCGGAAAAGTATATTAAGATATTTACCTTCTTAAGCAGAGAAACGATTGAAAGTCTGGTGGCAGAGCATCAGGAGGCTCCGCATTTAAGAGCATTGCAAAAGACCCTGGCGGAAGAGATTACCAAAATGGTTCATGGGGAAGAAAATCTTGAGAATGCAATCAAAGCTTCCAATATTTTGTTTGGAAAGTCTACTTCGGAAGAATTAAAGTCGCTTGATGAGAAAACTTTTCTGGATGTTTTTGAGGGGGTGCCACAAGCCGAGGTTTCTATGTCTGATATAGAAGGGGGACTGGATATGATAGGTGCATTATCTGCTAAAACAGGGTTTTTGAAATCGAATGGTGATGCCAGAAGAGAGTTGAAGCAAAATTCTATTTCGGTGAATAAAAATAAGGTGCAGGAGGATTATAGTATTACTTCTGAAGATCTTATAAACAATAAGTTTGTGCTTTTGCAACGCGGTAAGAAAAATTACTTTGTATTGGTGGTTAGCTGA
- a CDS encoding polyprenol monophosphomannose synthase — translation MNSKSVVIIPTYNEIENIGAIIKAVFDLKQGYHVLIVDDNSPDGTAAKVRELQQQYKDELFLEVRQEKTGLGTAYIHGFKWALKNGYDYIFEMDADFSHNPKDLPRLLDACVNNGADLAIGSRYIKGVNVVNWPMGRIILSYGASFYVKLITGMRVNDPTAGFVCYKRSVIERLDLDKIQFVGYAFQIEMKFKAHLEKFKLVEVPIVFTDRLRGTSKMSGKIIHEAIWGVLKMKFNSLFRKEKFN, via the coding sequence ATGAATTCAAAAAGTGTGGTCATTATTCCGACCTACAACGAAATAGAGAATATTGGAGCAATTATAAAGGCGGTATTCGACCTAAAGCAGGGGTATCATGTTCTGATCGTTGATGATAATTCGCCTGATGGTACAGCAGCCAAAGTCAGAGAGCTTCAACAACAATATAAAGACGAACTGTTTTTAGAAGTGCGTCAGGAGAAAACAGGTTTGGGCACGGCATACATACATGGTTTTAAGTGGGCTCTTAAAAATGGTTATGATTATATTTTTGAGATGGATGCCGATTTTTCGCACAATCCCAAAGACCTCCCAAGATTGTTGGATGCCTGTGTAAACAATGGGGCAGACCTGGCAATCGGATCGAGATATATAAAAGGGGTAAATGTAGTCAACTGGCCAATGGGAAGGATCATACTCAGTTATGGGGCTTCTTTTTACGTGAAACTGATTACCGGAATGCGTGTTAATGATCCTACAGCCGGTTTTGTCTGTTATAAAAGGAGTGTGATAGAACGTCTGGATCTGGATAAAATTCAGTTTGTCGGCTATGCTTTCCAGATAGAGATGAAGTTTAAAGCGCATCTGGAGAAGTTCAAATTGGTTGAAGTACCAATCGTTTTTACCGATAGGTTGCGGGGAACCTCGAAAATGAGCGGAAAGATCATCCATGAGGCCATATGGGGTGTTTTAAAAATGAAGTTTAATAGTTTATTCAGGAAAGAAAAATTTAACTAA
- a CDS encoding ArnT family glycosyltransferase: MQQTKKSDQTILIFLSALTGLNLLQSYVTELIFDEAYYWYFAKDLAWGYFDHPPAVAFFVKLGSLLFNGELGVRFFAPFLFSGAIFLIWKLIDSPKKHEHTLLFCLLSGSVALLNAYGFFMLPDTPLIFFSTLFLFSYKNFLNKKNTKNILMMALSMSLMMYSKYHAFLLIAFVFLANISLLLNVNFWKAVGLSLVFYAPHLWWLSANDFAPLRYHFFDRADSYYKITYTTEYLLGLIGIMGFAFPWIYYSIIKTTNRNSFDRSLKFAVWGIIIFFLFSSFNRRTQAQWPMLIAIPLIIFTFRYALNHKKFRKGLAIASSVSLAVVCFLRLAMIEPALVPFSYETHGNKKWTAELKEKSKGLPVVFSNSYRNASMYSFYTGVDAFSLNDLQFRLNQYDLDTSELRFQHKKVALMINPEETPPSFMVRQAFKERKISGIFVNDFSSWRKVKIKTTAANIDAFLKPQNITLQNPYNEDIDLHQLKMYGIRLDRKKRILDTLNITMHHSKMSAITANSSLDLKVSIADSLPENSDAEFFRLAISENDLPCGFQGDIIPVR, encoded by the coding sequence ATGCAACAAACAAAAAAGTCTGACCAGACCATCCTGATCTTTTTATCGGCACTGACAGGTCTCAATCTTTTACAAAGCTATGTTACCGAGCTGATTTTTGATGAAGCATACTACTGGTATTTTGCAAAAGACCTGGCCTGGGGTTATTTTGACCACCCGCCGGCCGTAGCCTTTTTTGTTAAATTGGGATCATTATTGTTTAACGGAGAATTAGGCGTTCGCTTTTTTGCTCCTTTTTTGTTTTCAGGCGCCATCTTTTTAATCTGGAAACTGATAGATTCGCCCAAAAAACATGAGCATACCCTCCTTTTTTGTTTACTATCAGGTTCAGTCGCTTTATTGAACGCCTATGGCTTCTTTATGCTTCCGGATACTCCTTTGATCTTCTTTTCAACCTTATTCTTATTCTCCTACAAGAATTTCTTAAACAAGAAAAACACGAAGAACATCCTCATGATGGCTTTAAGCATGTCGTTGATGATGTACAGCAAGTATCACGCCTTCTTATTAATTGCTTTCGTTTTTCTTGCTAACATCAGCTTACTTTTAAATGTAAACTTCTGGAAAGCAGTCGGTTTGTCACTGGTATTTTACGCCCCCCATTTATGGTGGTTGTCAGCAAATGACTTTGCACCATTGCGATATCACTTCTTCGACAGGGCAGACAGTTATTACAAAATTACCTATACAACAGAATATCTGCTCGGATTGATCGGCATTATGGGTTTTGCTTTTCCCTGGATCTATTATTCCATTATCAAAACAACAAACAGGAACAGCTTTGACAGAAGTCTGAAATTTGCTGTCTGGGGGATTATTATTTTCTTTTTATTCTCTTCTTTTAACAGGCGAACCCAGGCCCAGTGGCCCATGCTCATCGCCATCCCGCTGATAATTTTCACCTTTCGGTACGCCTTAAACCATAAAAAGTTCAGAAAAGGTCTGGCGATTGCCTCTTCCGTATCGCTTGCCGTTGTCTGCTTTTTAAGGCTGGCCATGATCGAACCCGCTTTAGTTCCATTCAGCTATGAAACACATGGAAATAAAAAATGGACAGCTGAACTTAAAGAAAAATCCAAAGGCCTGCCTGTTGTATTTTCCAACTCATACAGAAATGCAAGTATGTACAGCTTCTATACCGGCGTTGATGCCTTTTCTTTAAACGACCTTCAATTCAGGCTCAACCAATACGATCTGGACACTTCAGAACTGAGGTTCCAGCACAAAAAAGTAGCACTCATGATCAATCCGGAAGAAACACCCCCCTCTTTCATGGTCAGACAAGCCTTTAAAGAACGTAAAATCAGCGGAATATTCGTTAATGACTTCTCTTCGTGGAGAAAGGTTAAAATTAAGACTACAGCAGCAAATATCGATGCTTTTTTAAAACCCCAAAACATCACCCTCCAAAACCCCTATAATGAAGACATCGACCTTCATCAGTTAAAAATGTACGGCATCAGGCTCGATCGGAAAAAAAGGATTTTAGACACCCTAAACATAACAATGCATCACAGCAAGATGTCTGCCATAACAGCAAACTCTTCTCTAGACCTCAAGGTTTCTATTGCTGACAGCCTGCCCGAAAATTCGGATGCCGAATTTTTCAGATTGGCCATTTCGGAAAACGATTTACCCTGTGGGTTTCAGGGTGACATTATCCCGGTTCGCTAA
- a CDS encoding NAD-dependent epimerase/dehydratase family protein: protein MILVTGATGLVGSHTVLELLRRGEKVRAIYRNEDKKLLTKKVFEIDHATDLFNKIEWFKSDITDLPLLEPAFENIDTVYHCASYISFNPSDRRKLKKNNIEGTANIVNLCIHYGVEKLCYVSSIATLGKRVDNLPITETDHWNPEAPNNVYAVSKYRSEMEVWRGTQEGLAVIIVNPGVVLGPEVFESGSGTFYKTLRKGLPFYPQGGTGFIQVSDVAVQMISLMKSDIKNERFILVSENTTYKEIIERIAKKINVAAPKKPLKNWLLQLLWRLDWLKSLFGGKRKLTRNTARSLNSKTRYSTEKITSALEAIQ, encoded by the coding sequence ATGATACTAGTAACAGGTGCAACAGGTTTAGTTGGGTCCCACACAGTTTTGGAACTTCTGAGAAGAGGAGAAAAAGTACGTGCCATTTATAGAAATGAAGACAAAAAACTACTTACCAAAAAGGTCTTCGAAATAGATCATGCCACCGATCTGTTCAATAAGATAGAATGGTTCAAGTCCGATATTACCGATCTGCCCCTTCTGGAACCGGCTTTTGAGAACATTGACACAGTATATCATTGTGCCTCCTATATCAGTTTTAACCCATCCGACAGGCGTAAATTAAAAAAGAATAATATCGAAGGCACTGCTAATATTGTAAACTTATGCATCCATTACGGGGTGGAAAAACTTTGTTACGTAAGCAGTATTGCCACCCTGGGCAAAAGAGTGGACAATCTACCCATAACAGAAACAGACCATTGGAATCCGGAAGCCCCCAACAACGTATATGCCGTAAGCAAATACCGCTCGGAAATGGAGGTTTGGAGAGGCACACAAGAAGGTTTAGCCGTTATAATTGTAAATCCGGGCGTCGTATTAGGCCCTGAAGTTTTTGAAAGCGGCAGCGGTACTTTTTACAAAACCCTTAGAAAAGGTCTTCCGTTTTATCCGCAGGGAGGTACCGGTTTTATTCAGGTCTCCGATGTTGCCGTTCAGATGATCTCCCTCATGAAATCGGACATTAAGAACGAACGGTTTATCCTGGTTTCCGAAAATACTACCTACAAGGAAATTATAGAACGCATTGCAAAGAAAATTAATGTAGCTGCCCCGAAAAAACCGTTAAAAAACTGGCTTTTGCAACTGCTATGGAGATTAGACTGGTTAAAATCTTTATTTGGCGGCAAACGAAAGCTAACCCGGAATACCGCCAGGTCCTTGAACTCAAAAACCCGTTATTCAACCGAAAAAATCACTTCCGCCCTGGAGGCCATTCAATAA
- a CDS encoding acyl transferase — translation MDSNAIFNIRTAEEFKRVALDVFSFQYQKNKTYRTFCDLLNTNPEKVKTIRQIPFLPIGFFKSHKITVTLDHTDIIFTSSGTTGSSTSKHYVSDLSIYEQSYLEAFEHFYGNIKDYAVLALLPAYLERKGSSLIYMANDLIKQSENKHSGFYLNDLHSLKEKIDLLEKENKKILLLGVSFALLDLVENYQLKLKNTLIMETGGMKGRRKELIRTELHQILSEGFGVPEIHSEYGMTELLSQAYSKGNGIFECPPWMKIVTRDTDDPLTLQEFGKTGGVNVIDLANINSCSFIATQDLGKVYPDGSFEIIGRFDNSDIRGCNLMVL, via the coding sequence ATGGATAGCAACGCTATTTTTAACATACGAACAGCCGAAGAATTTAAAAGAGTAGCACTCGATGTGTTCTCTTTCCAATATCAAAAGAACAAAACATACAGAACGTTCTGCGACCTGCTGAACACCAACCCCGAAAAAGTAAAGACAATCCGGCAAATCCCGTTTTTACCTATCGGTTTCTTTAAATCACATAAAATAACGGTCACCCTAGACCATACAGACATCATATTTACAAGCAGCGGCACAACCGGAAGCTCTACCAGCAAACACTACGTCAGCGACCTTTCCATATACGAACAGAGTTATCTGGAAGCATTCGAACACTTCTATGGAAACATAAAAGACTATGCTGTTCTTGCCTTGCTCCCGGCCTATCTCGAACGAAAAGGCTCGTCGCTCATATACATGGCCAACGACCTGATTAAACAATCCGAAAACAAACACAGTGGCTTCTACTTAAACGACCTCCATAGCCTAAAAGAAAAAATAGATCTTCTGGAAAAAGAAAACAAGAAGATATTACTCCTGGGAGTTTCATTTGCCCTTTTAGATCTTGTTGAAAATTATCAGCTAAAACTTAAAAACACCCTGATAATGGAAACCGGAGGCATGAAAGGAAGAAGAAAAGAACTGATCCGTACCGAACTCCACCAAATACTGTCAGAGGGATTTGGCGTCCCTGAAATACATTCCGAATACGGCATGACCGAATTACTCTCTCAGGCATACTCAAAAGGAAATGGCATATTTGAATGCCCCCCGTGGATGAAAATAGTTACAAGAGACACTGACGACCCTTTAACCCTTCAGGAATTCGGAAAAACAGGCGGAGTAAACGTAATCGACCTGGCCAATATAAACTCCTGCTCCTTTATCGCTACCCAGGATCTCGGAAAAGTATATCCCGACGGCAGTTTTGAAATCATCGGAAGGTTCGATAATTCTGATATCAGGGGCTGTAACCTCATGGTTTTATAA